Proteins encoded by one window of Arabidopsis thaliana chromosome 2, partial sequence:
- a CDS encoding Cysteine/Histidine-rich C1 domain family protein (Cysteine/Histidine-rich C1 domain family protein; FUNCTIONS IN: zinc ion binding; CONTAINS InterPro DOMAIN/s: Zinc finger, RING-type (InterPro:IPR001841), DC1 (InterPro:IPR004146), Zinc finger, PHD-type (InterPro:IPR001965), C1-like (InterPro:IPR011424); BEST Arabidopsis thaliana protein match is: Cysteine/Histidine-rich C1 domain family protein (TAIR:AT5G02350.1); Has 1291 Blast hits to 617 proteins in 19 species: Archae - 0; Bacteria - 0; Metazoa - 6; Fungi - 0; Plants - 1281; Viruses - 0; Other Eukaryotes - 4 (source: NCBI BLink).) produces the protein MNSNPVGVFREREIDGKPFHIYTLSSQTDTTIPSSSGETAIDGDDHLSLQQPLFLCPSLRLRVHEENNSYTEFLPYKTSPHFPSIGSVDQQVQHLLDSDSQQVHDLLHSDSSHDDDDDDDVICKLPVVPIYWCNSKELDYDQFNCGACERSKIGTNYYVCLTCDLMFHKECVESPLEIKHPSYPFLSLKLYNRPGHRVSCMCCDLALCSMLYHCPTYKLSMHPVCAMKPIPIFIDHSKRHPHLLTFFPKQASLLCDVCGLVKESFPTYVCVRCIFVVHRDCIYFPFVIKICRHHHRISFTSSLPSGKWSCGVCRQKVDNNCGAYTCNKCNHYFVHTRCALREDVWDGKDLEGVPEEPEIILEPFETIADGIILHFSHGHHLTLEISRVYDENKFCQACILPIYEGNYYSCMDDCDFILHEACANASRKKHHALHGHPLTLKIVPGEQEYYKDYFQCSACYRQSCGYVYEAGYYRIDLRCASVSEPFQYQGHEHPLFLALDRQQELEATCQICQQKATFLRKLNCIECDYVICFKCATLPYEAKYKHDKHFLTFREGKEESDQLDWCEVCEKRIVYSRKDGFYACDHCCTTLHVHCLLGEDMYMLKPSQTITYIKREVHILPNNTRSRPFCHHHDEDRCPHKVVFKWQDQYTIFCSYRCLTK, from the coding sequence ATGAATTCCAATCCAGTGGGTGTATTTCGTGAGAGGGAAATCGATGGAAAACCATTTCACATATACACTTTATCATCTCAAACAGACACCACAATCCCTTCTTCTTCCGGTGAAACAGCCATTGATGGCGACGACCACCTCTCTCTTCAACAACCTCTTTTCCTCTGTCCTTCTTTACGTCTTAGGGTTCACGAGGAAAACAATTCCTATACTGAATTTCTCCCGTACAAGACTTCCCCTCACTTCCCCAGCATAGGAAGCGTTGATCAACAAGTCCAGCATTTGCTTGATTCCGACAGCCAACAAGTCCATGATTTGCTTCATTCCGACAGCAgccatgatgatgatgatgatgatgatgtaatCTGTAAGCTCCCAGTTGTCCCTATCTATTGGTGCAATAGTAAAGAACTTGATTATGATCAATTTAATTGTGGTGCATGTGAACGATCAAAGATTGGCACAAACTATTATGTCTGTCTCACGTGTGATCTAATGTTCCACAAAGAATGCGTAGAGTCTCCCCTTGAGATAAAACACCCTTCCTATCCCTTTCTTTCACTCAAACTTTACAATCGTCCCGGCCACCGCGTGAGTTGCATGTGCTGTGATTTAGCTCTCTGTAGCATGCTTTATCATTGTCCCACCTACAAACTTAGTATGCATCCCGTTTGTGCGATGAAGCCAATACCCATTTTCATAGACCACTCAAAAAGGCATCCCCACCTTCTCACCTTTTTTCCCAAACAAGCTTCCTTACTTTGCGATGTTTGTGGCCTCGTTAAAGAATCTTTTCCCACATATGTTTGCGTTCGGTGTATCTTTGTAGTCCACCGAGATTGTATCTATTTCCCGTTTGTCATTAAAATATGTCGTCACCACCATCGTATCTCTTTtacctcttctcttccatccGGAAAATGGTCTTGCGGAGTCTGTCGTCAAAAAGTTGACAACAATTGTGGTGCGTACACCTGCAACAAGTGTAACCACTATTTTGTTCATACAAGATGTGCGTTACGGGAAGACGTGTGGGATGGAAAGGATCTCGAGGGAGTACCTGAAGAGCCTGAAATAATTCTCGAGCCATTTGAGACGATAGCTGATGGAATAATACTCCATTTTTCTCATGGCCATCATCTAACACTCGAGATCAGTAGAGTTTACGACGAAAACAAGTTTTGTCAAGCGTGCATCCTTCCCATCTATGAGGGTAACTATTATTCATGTATGGATGACTGTGACTTCATCCTCCACGAAGCATGTGCAAATGCTTCTCGCAAGAAACATCATGCCTTGCACGGTCACCCACTTACGCTAAAAATTGTCCCTGGCGAACAAGAATACTATAAAGATTACTTCCAGTGTTCTGCTTGTTATCGTCAAAGTTGTGGCTACGTCTATGAAGCTGGATATTACAGAATAGACTTACGGTGTGCCTCAGTTTCTGAACCCTTTCAATATCAAGGTCATGAGCATCCTTTATTTCTAGCTTTAGATCGACAACAAGAACTTGAGGCAACTTGTCAAATCTGCCAACAGAAAGCTACTTTTCTTCGAAAACTAAATTGCATCGAATGTGATTATGTTATATGTTTTAAGTGTGCTACTTTACCATACGAGGCAAAGTATAAGCATGACAAACATTTCCTCACATTTCGGGAAGGGAAAGAGGAAAGTGATCAATTAGACTGGTGTGAAGTATGCGAAAAAAGAATAGTATACTCAAGAAAAGATGGCTTCTATGCTTGTGATCACTGTTGCACCACTCTTCATGTTCATTGTTTGCTTGGAGAAGACATGTATATGTTGAAACCTAGTCAAACCATAACGTATATTAAGAGGGAGGTTCATATCCTTCCCAACAATACCCGGTCTCGACCATTCTGCCATCATCATGATGAAGACCGTTGTCCACACAAAGTAGTTTTCAAATGGCAGGACCAGTACACGATATTTTGTTCTTACCGTTGTTTGACAAAGTAA
- a CDS encoding Cysteine/Histidine-rich C1 domain family protein (Cysteine/Histidine-rich C1 domain family protein; CONTAINS InterPro DOMAIN/s: DC1 (InterPro:IPR004146); BEST Arabidopsis thaliana protein match is: Cysteine/Histidine-rich C1 domain family protein (TAIR:AT1G53340.1); Has 367 Blast hits to 363 proteins in 6 species: Archae - 0; Bacteria - 0; Metazoa - 0; Fungi - 0; Plants - 367; Viruses - 0; Other Eukaryotes - 0 (source: NCBI BLink).) — MDECDFSIHEACANAPCKKYHALNPYPLTLKVVTCENEDNGGYFSCDACQRESCGFVYENFGGENGGSRFRLDLRCASVSEPFEYLGHDHPLYLALNPEEESVLPYPTRQDINMTSISSHFMKRKGQMIIQSGVMYAKEEQKGFYSCEDCCTTLHIDCLLGEDMYMKPDHNIMYKKGFTGYYMKLHILPNNTLSRPFCNTCRQRCRQKIVFKYKEHYRFCNVSCLLYNKKIVR, encoded by the exons ATGGATGAATGTGACTTCAGCATACACGAAGCATGTGCAAATGCACCTTGCAAGAAATATCATGCATTGAATCCATATCCACTTACGCTAAAGGTCGTAACTTGTGAAAATGAAGACAACGGAGgatatttttcttgtgatGCTTGTCAACGTGAGAGTTGTGGTTTcgtttatgaaaattttggagGAGAGAATGGTGGTTCCAGGTTTCGACTAGATTTACGATGTGCCTCGGTTTCTGAACCATTTGAATATCTAGGTCATGACCATCCCTTATACCTAGCTTTGaatccagaagaagaaag TGTGCTACCTTACCCTACAAGGCAAGATATCAACATGACAAGCATTTCCTCACATTTTATGAAGCGGAAGGGGCAAATGATCATTCAGAGTGGTGTGATGTATGCGAAAGAAGAACAGAAAGGGTTCTATTCTTGCGAAGACTGCTGCACCACTCTTCatattgattgtttgcttgggGAAGACATGTATATGAAGCCTGACCACAATATAATGTATAAGAAGGGTTTCACCGGATATTATATGAAGCTTCATATTCTTCCCAACAATACTTTGTCTCGGCCATTTTGCAATACGTGCAGGCAGCGTTGTCGTCAGAAAATAGTTTTCAAATACAAAGAACACTACAGATTTTGTAATGTATCTTGCCTCTTGTATAATAAAAAGATAGTCCGTTGA